One Vitis vinifera cultivar Pinot Noir 40024 chromosome 8, ASM3070453v1 genomic window carries:
- the LOC100248405 gene encoding uncharacterized protein LOC100248405 isoform X3, giving the protein MGFDGLKIGIQIKRGLIFSTRICYRSVCNHPFLVGFVFFLIFLYRSFPFVFSILVSSSPVLVCTIVLLGTLLSFGQPHIPEIEKDVEKEVEKEEKITHEIAALKSRSGVLEDAVVVERGESFGVDRYTGKGVDVVEKAIEDRGLEEIDVCKVEKGDGLLECAPLIEEKSREIHLEKPVIEEEEGDFHDFQCGPTEEIHEEKPRVEGMLGESEVVENHYTLIQSLEDEDHEVENDKSPVGLVVARMGDSLEFSPGLSWKHEEDNNEPSDSGSDGGESSSPDASMADIIPLLDELHPLLDSESPQPALISHDDSDAASERSRKSNDGSAESSEDTENQQEEDDVDDEGDDDEDDEEEEAQGSKVDETKSGITWTEDDQKNLMDLGTSELERNQRLENLILRRRARKNMKVVAEKNLIDLESADPPFYVPPISTTRRNPFDSPCDSYDDMGLPPIPGSAPSILVPRRNPFDLPYDSSEEKPDLKGDSFEQEFMAFHQKDMLFRRHESFSLGASSFGGPRHERQHIKWRPYFVPERMAGEGTSYPVFERQSSGFSDSKASSVPETESVSSAVDEEDSKVIDQDVSQETEVMPNIDHVSDHVEDGRQSSEDSDSEEGDQVEKTEIDLNVVAQPADEVNLHEIESSFATPIELDMSEVCLEAEAGEEKYSSRSSSSRSSEVSDHSFDLKPDEESSILESRKAEVIEESGNQIQPSQEGSGFSFVTGIVVEHPHKEPVYDSSPPAVEKNLSSSSISSDLPVEMSEIGVPTTASSETTAPLACKESEVSKEIMEGASGNEETWATSSQLHVVDENESRSWEVKEMREHDDIKFGFSAVDQNSDNPISVVPKSVPEHVSTDSSSSASDTESVEEVVMHKDESFQHEQDQVDRLNFGVEFQTREVHQEVSENRDFMTSRDLDMPSESTTLSAMEEQHPSLVVEQVSVVHPNLSSSETNSVEEDSADEEETLQFEHHQVHSAGYDAKIGNNQDVDEKLVSVDVSNLSSSETKLVEEDSTIMEDTLQFERNQVTSPGSDAIIGDQQDVDRKLIPVDGSNLYSSETKSVEEDSTVVEETLQFEHGQVPSPGSDAKIGDQQDVDGKLVSVDSSNLPSSETKSAEENSTGKEETLHDQVHSPVSDVKIGDHQIVDEKLVSVDGSNLSSSETKSAEDSTGNKETLQFEHDQVHLSSSDAKIGGYQDEDEKLDDGSQNVSPREMSLSELEKLLPSALSDKSTVKPSLDAHEEPHEPYIIPLECIEEVGITNNLNVLRSHELEDNISSYPSLTSILSEVSENRSSSSAVDPKYDAVDGIEIDSQKLSGLVLLDFPVAACHVLEENVDDEEGDEIKEFDEGLLAELDRVGDFSVNGVGSNLNEIEERGTLLMPHDTETRTIRFVEDDCNEVDESKVVIEEENDKFLEVKESDSGFQLSRASSIEHVGSFSREFDDGEVKDSKPNQEPITNLEMLVIEARSLEDIDLAFKDAESVSKETEVKFAESMLPDFDINSGMPTIEARSFENIDLALKDAEPMSREAKVEDAEPTIPDVEISSRMPIIEARSLEDIDLAFKGTELMSKEAIVPDLVINSGMPMIEARSLEDIDLVLKDAEPPMSIETEVEASESTIPDIEINSMMLVTEARSLEDIDLAFKYTESMSKETEVEGNSNVPENDINSMVYKNDVNSEMLVIEARSHEDIDLAFKDTKLMSKETEVEIEESKVPVHEISMEMPIIEARSLEDIDLALNDAEPRSKESFPDLEINSVMPVLEDRSLEDIDTACKKNIEEEGEKPIFVESALFPKDLELPVLEARAIDDIDLNFKQLHGGVDLEKSIVSGPIDGKPFVESKYLGEETNLDLQMVEARSLEDILKALKQASEGNAVDKGSSSKENESRTEESGTQSTSAAQTLDHSIGN; this is encoded by the exons ATGGGTTTTGACGGATTGAAGATTGGAATTCAAATCAAGAGAGGTTTGATCTTTTCAACCAGAATATGTTATAGATCAGTATGTAATCATCCATTTCTGGTGggttttgtgtttttcttgatttttctgtACAGATCATTTCCTTTTGTGTTTTCCATATTGGTGTCATCTTCCCCAGTTTTGGTTTGTACTATTGTTTTGCTTGGAACCCTTTTGAGTTTTGGGCAACCACACATACCTGAAATCGAAAAAGACGTTGAAAAAGAAGtcgaaaaagaagagaagataaCCCATGAAATTGCAGCTTTGAAATCCCGGTCAGGGGTTTTGGAAGATGCTGTTGTGGTTGAGAGAGGTGAGAGCTTTGGTGTGGATAGATACACAGGAAAAGGAGTGGATGTGGTAGAGAAGGCCATTGAAGATAGGGGCTTAGAGGAGATTGATGTCTGTAAGGTTGAGAAAGGTGATGGTTTGCTTGAATGTGCTCCATTGATTGAAGAAAAATCTCGGGAAATTCATTTGGAGAAGCCGGTGATCGAGGAAGAGGAGGGAGATTTTCATGATTTCCAGTGTGGACCGACTGAGGAAATTCATGAGGAGAAACCAAGGGTTGAAGGTATGTTGGGTGAAAGCGAAGTTGTTGAGAATCACTACACTTTGATTCAAAGTTTAGAAGATGAGGATCATGAAGTGGAAAATGATAAATCGCCAGTTGGGCTTGTGGTTGCACGGATGGGAGATAGCTTGGAATTTTCCCCAGGGTTATCTTGGAAGCATGAGGAGGACAACAATGAGCCTTCGGATTCTGGGTCCGATGGAGGAGAGAGTTCATCTCCAGATGCTTCAATGGCTGATATTATACCATTGCTTGATGAGCTCCACCCACTTTTAGACTCAGAATCTCCTCAGCCTGCTCTTATCTCCCATGATGACTCGGATGCAGCTTCAGAACGGTCTCGTAAGAGTAATGATGGCAGTGCTGAGTCAAGTGAGGATACTGAAAACCaacaagaagaagatgatgttgatgatgaaGGTGATGACGATGAGGACGATGAGGAAGAAGAGGCACAGGGCAGTAAAGTAGATGAAACTAAATCTGGAATCACTTGGACAGAGGATGACCAAAAGAATCTAATGGATTTGGGAACTTCTGAGCTGGAAAGAAATCAACGACTGGAGAATCTTATCTTAAGGAGAAGAGCACGGAAAAACATGAAAGTGGTGGCTGAGAAGAATCTTATAGACTTAGAAAGTGCTGATCCTCCCTTCTATGTCCCTCCCATTTCAACAACAAGGCGCAATCCTTTTGATAGCCCTTGTGATTCTTATGACGATATGGGTTTACCACCCATTCCTGGATCTGCTCCTTCCATTTTGGTACCGAGACGAAATCCTTTTGATCTTCCTTATGACTCTAGTGAAGAGAAACCTGATCTTAAAGGAGACAGTTTTGAACAAGAGTTCATGGCATTTCACCAGAAGGACATGCTCTTCCGAAGACATGAAAGTTTCAGCCTGGGAGCTTCATCTTTTGGGGGTCCTAGGCACGAGAGGCAACACATCAAATGGAGACCGTATTTTGTACCAGAACGAATGGCTGGGGAAGGGACAAGCTATCCTGTGTTTGAAAGACAATCAAGTGGATTTAGTGATTCGAAGGCAAGCTCTGTCCCTGAAACTGAGTCAGTAAGTTCAGCTGTGGATGAGGAAGATTCCAAGGTAATTGACCAAGATGTTTCTCAGGAAACAGAGGTCATGCCCAACATAGACCATGTATCTGACCATGTTGAAGATGGAAGACAATCTTCTGAAGATTCTGATTCTGAGGAGGGTGACCAAGTCGAGAAGACAGAAATTGATCTTAATGTGGTTGCACAGCCTGCAGATGAGGTAAATCtccatgaaattgaatcaaGCTTTGCAACTCCTATAGAATTGGACATGAGTGAAGTTTGTCTGGAAGCAGAAGCAGGTGAAGAGAAATACAGCAGCAGGTCAAGCTCATCACGATCGTCAGAAGTGAGTGACCACAGCTTTGATTTGAAACCAGATGAAGAGTCATCAATTTTGGAGTCAAGGAAAGCTGAGGTTATTGAGGAATCTGGAAATCAAATACAGCCTTCACAAGAAGGGTCAGGTTTCAGTTTTGTTACTGGGATTGTGGTTGAACATCCTCACAAGGAGCCTGTTTATGATTCGAGCCCACCAGCAGTTGAGAAGAATCTCTCTTCTTCATCCATTTCTTCTGATCTGCCAGTAGAAATGTCTGAAATTGGTGTACCTACCACCGCATCATCTGAAACGACTGCTCCTTTGGCATGTAAAGAATCTGAAGTCAGTAAAGAAATCATGGAGGGTGCTTCTGGTAATGAGGAGACATGGGCAACCTCATCGCAACTGCATGTGGTAGATGAAAATGAATCGAGATCATGGGAAGTTAAAGAGATGAGGGAGCATGATGATATAAAGTTTGGGTTCTCAGCAGTTGACCAGAATTCTGATAATCCAATATCTGTGGTGCCCAAGTCTGTGCCTGAGCATGTTTCAACTGATTCAAGTTCATCTGCTTCAGACACTGAATCAGTAGAGGAGGTTGTGATGCATAAAGACGAAAGTTTTCAGCATGAGCAGGATCAAGTTGACCGATTAAATTTTGGTGTGGAGTTTCAAACTAGGGAAGTACACCAAGAGGTGAGTGAGAATAGGGACTTTATGACTTCTAGAGATCTGGATATGCCTTCTGAAAGTACAACATTGTCTGCCATGGAGGAACAACATCCTTCATTGGTGGTTGAGCAAGTTTCAGTGGTTCATCCCAATTTGTCTTCATCGGAGACTAACTCAGTAGAGGAGGATTCAGCAGATGAGGAAGAAACACTGCAATTTGAACATCACCAAGTGCACTCAGCAGGTTATGATGCAAAGATTGGTAATAATCAAGATGTGGATGAGAAGCTGGTTTCTGTGGATGTTTCCAATTTATCTTCATCAGAGACTAAATTAGTGGAGGAGGATTCAACAATAATGGAAGATACTCTTCAGTTTGAACGTAACCAAGTAACTTCTCCGGGTTCTGACGCAATTATTGGTGATCAACAAGATGTGGATAGGAAGCTGATTCCTGTGGATGGTTCCAATTTATATTCATCAGAGACTAAATCAGTGGAGGAGGATTCAACAGTAGTGGAAGAAACTCTTCAGTTTGAACATGGCCAAGTACCCTCACCAGGTTCTGATGCAAAGATTGGTGACCAACAAGATGTGGATGGGAAGCTGGTTTCTGTGGACAGTTCTAATTTACCTTCATCAGAGACAAAATCAGCGGAGGAGAATTCAACAGGTAAAGAAGAAACTCTTCATGACCAAGTACACTCACCAGTTTCTGATGTAAAGATTGGTGATCACCAAATTGTAGATGAGAAGCTGGTTTCTGTGGATGGTTCCAATTTATCTTCATCAGAGACAAAATCAGCAGAGGATTCAACAGGTAACAAAGAAACTCTTCAATTTGAACATGACCAAGTACACTTATCAAGTTCTGATGCAAAGATTGGTGGCTACCAAGATGAGGATGAGAAGCTGGATGATGGTTCTCAAAATGTGTCTCCCCGGGAAATGTCTTTGTCTGAACTGGAGAAATTGCTGCCTTCAGCTCTGTCAGATAAATCTACAGTCAAACCATCTTTGGATGCTCATGAAGAACCCCAT GAACCATATATTATCCCGTTGGAGTGTATTGAGGAAGTAGGCATCACCAACAATCTGAATGTGCTGAGGAGCCATGAGCTTGAGGATAACATTTCATCATATCCCTCTCTTACCTCTATCTTGTCTGAGGTTTCGGAGAACAGATCATCCTCATCTGCTGTAGATCCAAAATATGACGCAGTTGATGGAATTGAGATTGACAGCCAGAAACTTTCTGGTTTAGTACTCTTAGATTTTCCAGTGGCAGCGTGTCATGTTCTTGAGGAAAATGTTGATGATGAAGAGGGAGATGAGATAAAGGAGTTTGATGAAGGGTTGTTGGCAGAATTGGATAGAGTTGGTGACTTTAGTGTTAATGGAGTTGGATCGAACTTGAATGAGATTGAAGAGAGAGGCACCCTTCTTATGCCACATGATACTGAAACCAGGACTATTCGATTTGTTGAAGATGATTGTAATGAAGTTGATGAAAGTAAGGTTGTTATTGAAGAGGAGAATGATAAATTTCTAGAAGTCAAAGAGAGTGACTCAGGGTTTCAGTTGTCTAGAGCTAGCTCCATTGAACATGTTGGTTCATTCTCTAGGGAATTTGATGATGGAGAAGTCAAGGATTCAAAGCCCAACCAGGAACCAATTACCAATTTAGAGATGTTAGTTATTGAAGCCCGGTCTCTTGAAGACATTGATTTAGCTTTTAAGGATGCTGAGTCAGTTTCAAAGGAAACTGAAGTTAAGTTTGCAGAGTCCATGCTGCCTGACTTTGACATCAATTCAGGCATGCCAACGATTGAAGCACGgtcttttgaaaacattgatttaGCTTTGAAGGATGCTGAACCAATGTCAAGGGAAGCTAAAGTTGAGGATGCGGAGCCCACGATACCCGATGTTGAAATCAGTTCAAGGATGCCAATAATTGAAGCGCGATCCCTTGAAGACATTGATTTAGCTTTTAAGGGTACGGAATTAATGTCAAAGGAAGCCATTGTACCTGACCTTGTCATCAATTCAGGCATGCCAATGATTGAAGCACGATCTCTTGAAGACATCGATTTAGTTTTGAAGGATGCTGAGCCACCAATGTCAATAGAAACTGAAGTTGAGGCTTCAGAGTCCACAATACCCGACATTGAGATCAATTCAATGATGCTGGTCACTGAGGCGCGATCCCTAGAAGACATTGATTTAGCTTTTAAGTATACGGAATCAATGTCGAAGGAAACTGAAGTTGAAGGCAACTCCAACGTACCTGAAAATGACATCAATTCCATGGTATACAAAAATGATGTCAATTCTGAGATGCTAGTGATTGAAGCCCGATCCCATGAAGACATTGATTTAGCTTTCAAGGATACCAAATTAATGTCAAAGGAGACTGAAGTTGAGATTGAGGAGTCTAAGGTACCCGTCCACGAGATCAGTATGGAGATGCCAATTATTGAAGCACGATCCCTTGAAGATATCGATTTAGCTCTAAATGATGCTGAACCAAGGTCAAAGGAGTCATTTCCCGACCTTGAGATCAATTCGGTAATGCCAGTTCTTGAAGATCGATCTCTTGAAGATATTGATACAGCTTGCAAGAAAAACATTGAAGAAGAAGGTGAGAAACCTATCTTTGTGGAGTCTGCACTATTTCCAAAAGATTTGGAGCTGCCAGTTCTTGAAGCAAGGGCAATTGACGATATTGATTTGAATTTCAAGCAACTCCATGGTGGAGTAGATCTTGAGAAATCCATCGTTTCCGGTCCAATTGATGGAAAACCCTTTGTTGAATCCAAATATCTGGGGGAAGAAACAAACTTAGACCTACAAATGGTAGAAGCAAGATCACTAGAAGATATTCTCAAGGCTCTAAAGCAAGCCTCAGAAGGTAATGCAGTAGACAAGGGGAGTTCCTCCAAGGAAAATGAATCCAGAACCGAAGAATCTGGCACTCAGAGCACAAGTGCCGCTCAGACACTAGACCATTCAATTGGAAATTGA